One Streptococcus gallolyticus subsp. gallolyticus DSM 16831 DNA window includes the following coding sequences:
- the pepC gene encoding aminopeptidase C has protein sequence MSELSSTFTDKLFADFQADSKLRAVENAVTHNGLLKSLETRQSEMENDHAFSIDLTKDKVANQKASGRCWMFAALNTFRHKMISDLNLENFELSQAHTFFWDKYEKSNWFLEQVIATADQELGSRKVKFLLDVPQQDGGQWDMVVALFEKYGVVPKATYPESITSSNSRELNQYLNKLLRQDAQILREAIAAGADDKAVQAKKEALLQEVFNFLAINLGLPPRTIDFAYRDKDNNYHSDKNITPQEFFKKYVGLDLSEYVSVINAPTADKPYGKSYTVEMLGNVVGSRDVRYLNLDMERFKELAIAQMQAGETVWFGSDVGQISDRQKGIMATNVYDFETAMDINFTQDKAGRLDYSESLMTHAMVLTGVDLDENGKSFKWKVENSWGDKVGNKGYFVASDAWMDEFTYQIVVRKEFLTAEERAAYEAEPIVLAPWDPMGALASK, from the coding sequence ATGTCAGAATTATCATCAACATTTACCGATAAATTATTTGCTGATTTTCAAGCTGATAGCAAATTACGTGCTGTTGAAAATGCTGTAACTCACAATGGATTGTTAAAATCACTTGAAACACGTCAAAGTGAAATGGAAAATGATCACGCTTTTTCAATTGATTTGACAAAAGATAAGGTTGCCAACCAAAAAGCATCAGGTCGTTGCTGGATGTTTGCAGCTCTCAATACTTTCCGTCATAAAATGATTTCAGATTTGAACTTGGAAAATTTTGAGCTGTCTCAAGCCCACACATTCTTCTGGGATAAATACGAAAAATCAAACTGGTTCTTAGAACAAGTTATCGCAACAGCAGATCAAGAACTCGGTAGCCGTAAAGTGAAATTCTTGCTTGATGTGCCACAACAAGACGGTGGACAATGGGATATGGTTGTTGCCCTTTTTGAAAAATACGGTGTCGTACCAAAAGCAACATACCCAGAATCAATTACATCAAGTAACAGCCGCGAATTGAACCAATACCTTAACAAATTATTGCGTCAAGACGCTCAAATTTTGCGTGAAGCTATTGCAGCTGGTGCTGATGACAAAGCTGTTCAAGCGAAAAAAGAAGCCCTTCTCCAAGAAGTCTTTAATTTCTTAGCAATCAATCTTGGTTTGCCACCACGCACTATTGACTTTGCTTACCGTGACAAAGATAACAATTACCATTCAGATAAAAACATCACACCACAAGAATTTTTCAAAAAATATGTTGGTTTAGACCTTTCAGAATACGTATCAGTTATCAATGCGCCAACAGCCGATAAACCTTACGGCAAATCTTATACTGTTGAAATGCTTGGTAATGTGGTTGGTAGCCGTGATGTTCGTTACCTTAACCTTGATATGGAACGTTTCAAAGAATTGGCTATCGCTCAAATGCAAGCTGGTGAAACTGTTTGGTTTGGTTCTGATGTTGGTCAAATCTCAGACCGTCAAAAAGGTATCATGGCGACAAATGTTTATGATTTTGAAACAGCTATGGACATCAATTTCACTCAAGACAAAGCAGGACGTCTTGATTACAGCGAAAGTTTGATGACACACGCTATGGTGCTTACAGGTGTTGATTTGGACGAAAATGGCAAATCTTTTAAATGGAAAGTTGAAAATTCATGGGGAGATAAAGTTGGTAACAAAGGTTACTTTGTCGCTTCAGACGCTTGGATGGATGAATTTACTTACCAAATCGTTGTACGTAAAGAATTTTTGACAGCAGAAGAACGCGCAGCTTATGAAGCAGAACCAATCGTCCTTGCACCATGGGATCCAATGGGAGCTCTTGCAAGTAAATAA
- the pbp1a gene encoding penicillin-binding protein PBP1A has protein sequence MITIKKKITRKRKKTNSTTSSRKATALKVLKYGLIAGLTLVIAAVLAGGSLFAYYVSSAPKLSESKLSSTNSSLIYDSSGNLIADLGSEKRESVTADNIPLNLVNAITSIEDKRFFKHRGIDVYRILGAAFNNFTSSSTQGGSTLDQQLIKLAYFSTSESDQTLKRKAQEAWLALQMERKYTKEEILTFYINKVYMGNGNYGMLTAAKSYYGKDLKDLSIAQLALLAGIPQAPSQYDPYTNPDAAQSRRDTVLAEMYEDGNITKDEYDTAVATPVTDGLQTLTETSSYDAYLDNYIKEVIEEVSDKTGQDIYSAGLKVYTNVDTDVQQYLWNVYNTDYYVSYPDSDLQVASTIIDVTNGNVIAQLGSRNQDTTVSLGTNQSVLTDRDWGSTMKPITDYAPAIENGIYTSTAATTSDSKYYWPGTSTQIYNWDRQYYGTMTIQTAIQQSRNVPAVKALEAVGLDAAKEFLEGLGIYYPQLYYSNAISSSTSDSDEKYGASSEKMAAAYAAFANGGIYYEPQYINKIEFNDGTTQTYSSSGTRAMKETTAYMMTSMLKTVLTYGTGTEAAISGVYQAGKTGTSNYSDDELEEIEESTGIYNSVVGTMAPDELFVGYTTQYSMAVWTGYKDRMTPIYGDGLNVAADVYKAMQSYLNEKYGSGSEDFTVPSGVYTSGSYVYLSGSSNNYTYSSTSSSVYSNIYGSSSSSSEEESTAESSSEDSSSTESSNEADNNSDNSNTESSDD, from the coding sequence GTGATCACAATTAAAAAGAAAATAACAAGAAAACGAAAAAAAACTAATTCTACTACTTCTTCAAGAAAAGCAACTGCTCTTAAAGTCTTAAAATACGGCTTGATTGCAGGACTAACACTTGTCATTGCAGCTGTTTTGGCTGGTGGCTCTCTCTTTGCTTACTATGTAAGTAGTGCCCCAAAATTATCTGAAAGCAAGTTATCGTCTACTAACTCTAGTTTGATTTACGATTCAAGTGGCAATTTGATTGCGGACCTTGGTTCTGAAAAACGTGAAAGTGTTACGGCTGATAACATTCCTTTGAATTTGGTAAATGCCATTACTTCTATTGAAGATAAACGTTTCTTCAAACACCGTGGTATTGATGTCTACCGTATTCTTGGAGCTGCTTTTAACAACTTCACTAGCTCGAGCACCCAAGGTGGATCCACACTTGACCAACAGCTGATTAAATTGGCATACTTCTCAACGAGTGAATCCGATCAGACCTTAAAACGTAAAGCGCAAGAAGCTTGGCTTGCTCTCCAAATGGAACGCAAATATACTAAGGAAGAAATTTTAACGTTCTACATTAACAAAGTCTATATGGGAAATGGTAACTACGGTATGCTTACCGCTGCTAAATCTTACTATGGTAAAGATTTGAAAGACTTATCCATTGCCCAGCTTGCCTTACTTGCAGGAATTCCTCAAGCTCCTAGTCAATATGACCCTTATACTAATCCAGACGCAGCACAAAGTCGTCGTGATACCGTTTTGGCGGAAATGTACGAGGACGGTAACATTACAAAAGACGAATACGATACTGCGGTAGCAACTCCTGTCACAGACGGTTTACAAACCCTTACGGAGACATCAAGTTATGATGCTTACCTTGATAATTATATTAAGGAAGTTATCGAAGAAGTCAGCGATAAGACAGGTCAAGATATTTATTCAGCAGGACTCAAAGTTTATACAAACGTTGATACTGATGTCCAACAATATCTCTGGAATGTTTACAATACTGATTATTATGTCTCTTATCCAGATTCTGATCTTCAAGTTGCCTCAACTATCATTGATGTAACAAACGGTAACGTTATTGCTCAACTTGGCTCACGTAACCAAGACACTACTGTCTCACTTGGTACCAACCAATCTGTTCTGACAGATAGGGACTGGGGTTCTACAATGAAACCTATCACTGATTACGCTCCAGCTATTGAAAATGGTATTTACACAAGTACCGCAGCCACGACAAGCGATAGTAAATATTACTGGCCAGGCACCTCTACTCAGATTTACAACTGGGACCGTCAATACTATGGTACAATGACCATTCAAACGGCGATTCAACAATCGCGTAACGTTCCTGCTGTTAAGGCTCTTGAAGCAGTTGGATTAGATGCTGCTAAAGAATTCCTTGAAGGGCTAGGTATCTATTACCCTCAACTTTACTACTCAAACGCCATTTCAAGTTCTACTAGTGATTCTGATGAAAAATATGGCGCAAGTAGTGAAAAAATGGCTGCTGCCTATGCGGCATTTGCCAACGGTGGTATCTATTACGAACCTCAATATATTAATAAAATCGAGTTTAATGATGGTACTACTCAAACTTACAGTTCTTCTGGTACACGTGCCATGAAAGAAACAACAGCATATATGATGACATCAATGCTGAAAACTGTTTTAACTTACGGTACAGGTACTGAAGCTGCTATCTCTGGTGTTTACCAAGCTGGTAAGACTGGTACTTCTAACTATTCTGATGATGAATTGGAAGAAATCGAAGAATCAACTGGTATTTACAACAGCGTTGTTGGTACAATGGCTCCAGATGAACTCTTTGTTGGTTACACCACACAATACTCAATGGCAGTTTGGACAGGTTATAAAGACAGGATGACGCCAATTTATGGTGATGGATTGAATGTCGCAGCTGATGTTTATAAAGCAATGCAAAGCTATCTAAATGAAAAATATGGTAGCGGTAGCGAGGACTTCACCGTACCAAGTGGTGTTTATACTAGCGGTAGCTATGTTTACCTAAGTGGTTCAAGTAATAACTACACTTACTCATCAACATCAAGTTCTGTTTACAGTAATATCTACGGTTCAAGCTCAAGTTCTTCTGAGGAAGAATCAACAGCTGAATCTTCCAGCGAAGATAGTTCTTCAACCGAATCATCAAACGAAGCTGACAACAATTCAGATAATAGTAACACAGAATCTAGTGATGACTAG
- the recU gene encoding Holliday junction resolvase RecU has translation MVNYPHHLIRKQAVPASKKVKKSSVNFANRGMSFEAAINETNNYYLSRNIAVIHKKPTPIQIVKVDYPKRSRAKIVEAYFRQASTTDYSGVYKGRYIDFEAKETRQKTSMPLKNFHAHQIEHMANVLKQDGICFVLLHFSTLKETYFLPASALVDFYQINLGTKSMPLDYIRKNGYVVTTSSLPQVPYLDIIDQKILGGDHN, from the coding sequence ATGGTTAATTACCCTCATCATCTTATTCGAAAACAAGCAGTTCCTGCTTCTAAAAAGGTGAAAAAATCATCCGTTAACTTTGCTAATCGTGGGATGAGTTTTGAGGCAGCAATTAATGAAACCAATAATTATTACTTATCTCGTAATATTGCTGTCATTCATAAAAAACCAACACCGATTCAAATTGTTAAAGTTGATTATCCGAAAAGAAGCCGTGCCAAAATTGTAGAAGCCTACTTTCGACAAGCTTCCACGACCGATTATTCTGGTGTCTATAAAGGGCGCTATATCGATTTTGAAGCCAAAGAAACGCGGCAAAAGACATCTATGCCATTGAAAAATTTCCACGCTCACCAGATTGAGCACATGGCAAATGTTTTAAAACAAGACGGCATCTGCTTTGTTCTACTTCATTTTTCGACACTTAAGGAAACTTATTTTCTACCTGCTAGTGCTCTAGTAGATTTTTACCAAATCAATCTCGGCACCAAATCCATGCCACTTGATTATATCAGAAAAAATGGTTATGTGGTGACAACAAGTTCACTACCTCAAGTTCCTTATTTAGATATTATTGATCAAAAAATTTTAGGCGGTGATCACAATTAA
- a CDS encoding DUF1273 domain-containing protein: MAAILVTGYKSFELGIFQDKDERISVIKKAIRHDLIRYFEEGIDWLIFMGNLGFEYWALQVAKELQEEYEFSIATIFTFENHGQNWNEANQVKLGEFKQVDFVKYTYKSYENPSQFKNYNQFLVDNTEGAYLFYDTENETTLKYLLQVMQEKENYPINFLTFDRLNEFLEEW, translated from the coding sequence ATGGCTGCAATTCTCGTGACGGGCTATAAGAGTTTTGAATTAGGAATCTTTCAAGATAAGGATGAGCGCATTAGTGTTATCAAAAAAGCTATCCGCCATGATTTGATTCGTTATTTTGAAGAAGGGATAGATTGGCTGATTTTTATGGGAAATCTTGGTTTTGAATATTGGGCTTTGCAAGTTGCCAAAGAATTGCAAGAAGAATATGAGTTTAGTATAGCAACGATTTTTACTTTTGAAAATCATGGTCAAAATTGGAACGAAGCTAACCAAGTAAAATTAGGTGAATTTAAGCAGGTTGATTTTGTCAAATATACCTATAAAAGTTATGAAAATCCAAGTCAATTTAAAAACTATAATCAATTTTTAGTAGATAACACAGAAGGAGCCTATCTTTTTTACGACACCGAAAATGAAACAACTTTAAAATATTTGTTGCAAGTGATGCAAGAAAAAGAGAACTATCCGATTAATTTTCTAACCTTTGACCGTCTTAATGAATTCTTAGAAGAAT